Proteins from one Burkholderia oklahomensis C6786 genomic window:
- a CDS encoding IS5 family transposase (programmed frameshift): MAKPILDDELWSLIQPLLPPPKPRRTRYPGRKPLDDRAVLTGILFVLQSGIPWEMLPQEMGCGSGMSCWRRLRDWQQAGVWDRLHEVLLAKLRAADRIDWSRVVIDSSSIRAVGSGPKTGPNPTDRARPGSKHHLVTEAQGIPLALILTGANRNDVTQLLPLIEAIPPIRGKRGRPLSKPVVVQADRGYDHDKYRKPLHAAGIATQIARRGEPHGSGLGKTRWVVERTFAWLHNFRRLRIRFERLAAIHEAFMKIAACIICWRHLQKSFC, translated from the exons ATGGCCAAACCGATACTCGATGACGAACTGTGGTCACTGATCCAACCGCTGCTGCCTCCACCGAAGCCACGCCGTACGCGATACCCGGGCCGCAAGCCGCTGGACGATCGCGCCGTGCTGACCGGCATCCTGTTCGTGCTGCAATCCGGTATTCCCTGGGAAATGCTTCCGCAGGAAATGGGCTGCGGCTCGGGCATGAGCTGCTGGCGCAGACTGCGCGACTGGCAACAGGCGGGTGTCTGGGACCGGCTGCACGAAGTATTGCTGGCCAAACTTCGTGCAGCCGATCGCATCGACTGGTCGCGTGTGGTTATCGATTCGTCCTCCATTCGTGCAGTGGGATCGGGTC CAAAAACAGGACCCAATCCCACCGATCGGGCGCGACCCGGTTCAAAGCACCATCTCGTTACCGAAGCGCAGGGCATCCCGCTCGCGCTGATCCTCACGGGTGCCAATCGCAACGACGTCACCCAACTGCTGCCTCTGATCGAGGCCATTCCGCCCATTCGTGGCAAGCGCGGGAGGCCTCTGTCAAAGCCCGTCGTTGTGCAGGCCGATCGCGGTTACGACCACGACAAATATCGTAAGCCCTTGCACGCTGCCGGTATCGCCACGCAGATCGCACGCCGTGGTGAGCCCCACGGCAGCGGCCTCGGCAAGACCCGGTGGGTCGTCGAGCGCACCTTCGCGTGGCTGCACAACTTCAGACGTCTGCGCATTCGGTTCGAGCGCCTCGCCGCCATACACGAGGCGTTCATGAAAATCGCCGCCTGC